A single window of Microbispora hainanensis DNA harbors:
- a CDS encoding ketoacyl-ACP synthase III family protein, translating into MPTALVPAIEAVQGFVPSRSVAIEEVADRLGINRHQLRVFQRVHGLARLPMDPDLDLIDLLVAPARALVPSAADRERIRYLVYAHTAPDVAPAHVSAAQELCRRLDLPRATAFAVTQQNCASGLAAVDIAVRLLLADGDPGGRALVVTGEKASSRIFSVIPNTTVMGEGSAACLVGVAGAGRRIRSYAVRTRGEYAQLYRPRPEVLAEFFTSYTPAVVEIIRQAVHEAGLSPQEITMIVPHNVNNSSWRGVIRELGFGVERIYLDNVPRYGHCFGSDPFINLASMRDEGRLRDDGVYLLAAVGLGATYAAMVIGG; encoded by the coding sequence CAGGGTTTCGTCCCGAGCCGGTCGGTCGCCATCGAGGAGGTGGCCGATCGACTGGGGATCAACCGGCACCAGCTACGGGTGTTCCAGCGCGTCCACGGCCTGGCGCGGCTGCCCATGGATCCGGACCTCGACCTGATCGACCTGCTCGTCGCGCCGGCGCGGGCGCTCGTCCCGTCGGCGGCCGACCGGGAGCGGATCCGCTACCTGGTCTACGCGCACACCGCCCCTGACGTCGCGCCCGCGCACGTCAGCGCGGCGCAGGAGCTGTGCCGCAGGCTGGACCTGCCCAGGGCCACGGCGTTCGCGGTCACGCAGCAGAACTGCGCCAGCGGGCTGGCCGCCGTCGACATCGCGGTGCGACTGCTGCTGGCGGACGGAGACCCCGGCGGGCGCGCCCTCGTCGTGACCGGGGAGAAGGCGTCGTCGCGGATCTTCTCGGTGATCCCCAACACGACGGTGATGGGGGAGGGGTCGGCCGCCTGCCTGGTCGGCGTGGCGGGCGCCGGCCGGCGTATCCGGTCGTACGCGGTGCGGACCCGCGGTGAATACGCGCAGTTGTATCGCCCGCGGCCCGAGGTGCTCGCGGAATTCTTCACCTCCTATACGCCGGCCGTCGTCGAGATCATTCGCCAGGCCGTTCACGAGGCCGGGCTGAGTCCGCAGGAAATAACGATGATCGTGCCGCACAACGTGAACAACTCGTCATGGCGGGGCGTGATTCGCGAGCTGGGTTTCGGGGTCGAGCGAATATATCTCGACAACGTGCCCCGATATGGCCATTGTTTCGGATCGGATCCGTTCATCAATCTCGCCTCCATGCGTGACGAGGGCAGGCTGCGCGACGACGGCGTCTATCTGCTCGCCGCCGTCGGCCTGGGCGCCACGTACGCCGCGATGGTGATCGGCGGATAG